The following are from one region of the Pantoea cypripedii genome:
- a CDS encoding triose-phosphate isomerase family protein — translation MAQPKVWLGVSLKMYFGYQQTLAWCRDAAGLAQRHPAIQSGEIGLFVLPAYPAIPAVAEIFADTPVRFGGQDVCQAENGAWTGEVSASMLQELRCSLAEIGHAERRRHFHEDKSQIAAKVAMSLRHGLTPVLCIGEEHEGSPEQAIALCAQQLAEALAEAEQQGLRGSLLFAYEPQWAIGAPQPAPDDYIRTVCAGLRQLPTPPGITLQVIYGGSAGPGLIQRLGGSVDGLFLGRFAHDPNALAQIVDEASVLLKEIR, via the coding sequence ATGGCGCAACCGAAAGTCTGGCTCGGCGTCAGCCTTAAAATGTACTTTGGCTATCAGCAGACGCTGGCATGGTGTCGTGATGCCGCCGGGCTGGCACAGCGCCATCCGGCGATTCAGAGCGGTGAGATCGGGTTATTTGTATTACCTGCTTACCCGGCTATCCCGGCGGTCGCGGAGATCTTTGCCGATACGCCGGTGCGTTTCGGCGGCCAGGACGTCTGTCAGGCGGAAAACGGCGCCTGGACCGGCGAAGTGAGCGCCAGCATGTTGCAGGAGCTGCGCTGCTCACTGGCGGAAATCGGCCACGCTGAACGTCGTCGGCATTTTCATGAAGATAAAAGCCAAATCGCCGCCAAGGTGGCGATGTCATTACGTCATGGCCTGACGCCGGTGCTGTGCATTGGCGAAGAACATGAGGGTAGCCCCGAACAGGCGATTGCACTCTGTGCACAACAGCTGGCCGAAGCGCTGGCAGAAGCGGAACAACAGGGCCTGCGCGGCAGCCTGCTGTTTGCTTACGAACCACAATGGGCAATTGGCGCTCCGCAGCCCGCGCCGGATGACTACATCCGGACGGTGTGCGCTGGCCTGCGTCAGTTACCCACCCCACCCGGTATTACCTTACAGGTGATTTACGGCGGCAGCGCCGGGCCGGGGCTGATCCAGCGTCTGGGAGGCAGCGTCGATGGGCTGTTCCTCGGCCGTTTCGCCCATGACCCGAACGCGCTGGCGCAGATTGTTGATGAAGCCAGTGTGCTTTTAAAGGAGATCCGTTAA
- a CDS encoding phosphogluconate dehydrogenase C-terminal domain-containing protein, giving the protein MSNTLKTITVIGAGGKMGMRISANFQKSDYQVFYCENSPKAQEQVTAQGRELSDAASVVPLSDVVILAVPDIVLGKVSEGVVPQMKKGAVLLTLDPAAAYANLIAHRDGIEYAVAHPCHPSVFLARYTKEEHADAFGGVAAVQHVAASYETGSDEQKAELSKVISVMYGPVEQVHWVTVTQLAYLEPTLVETVACMVGAFMKEALDETVKHSGVPEEAAKAMLYGHIQIALAVAFRATNPFSDACMIAMEYGREKIVKPDWKQIFDQKELDIVIARMLKIDAIRR; this is encoded by the coding sequence ATGAGCAATACACTGAAGACTATCACCGTGATTGGCGCAGGCGGCAAAATGGGCATGCGTATTTCTGCCAATTTCCAGAAAAGCGATTATCAGGTGTTTTATTGCGAAAATTCACCGAAAGCCCAGGAGCAGGTGACTGCCCAGGGACGTGAGCTGTCGGATGCAGCGTCGGTTGTGCCGCTCAGTGACGTGGTGATTCTGGCGGTGCCGGATATCGTACTGGGTAAAGTCTCTGAAGGTGTGGTGCCGCAGATGAAGAAAGGTGCCGTGCTGCTGACCCTCGATCCGGCCGCAGCCTATGCCAACCTGATTGCTCACCGTGATGGCATCGAATATGCCGTGGCGCACCCCTGCCACCCTTCAGTGTTTCTGGCGCGTTATACCAAAGAAGAACATGCCGATGCCTTTGGTGGCGTGGCCGCCGTTCAGCACGTTGCTGCGTCCTATGAAACCGGCAGCGATGAACAGAAAGCGGAGCTGAGTAAAGTCATCAGCGTGATGTACGGCCCGGTTGAGCAGGTCCACTGGGTGACCGTGACCCAGTTGGCCTATCTGGAGCCGACGCTGGTGGAAACCGTGGCCTGCATGGTCGGTGCCTTTATGAAAGAAGCGCTGGACGAAACCGTCAAACACAGCGGCGTCCCGGAAGAAGCGGCGAAAGCGATGTTGTATGGTCATATTCAGATCGCGCTGGCGGTGGCGTTCCGTGCCACCAACCCCTTCTCCGATGCCTGCATGATCGCCATGGAATATGGCCGTGAGAAAATCGTCAAACCAGACTGGAAACAAATCTTTGACCAGAAAGAACTGGATATCGTTATCGCCCGCATGCTGAAAATTGACGCAATCCGCCGTTAA
- a CDS encoding sugar-binding transcriptional regulator, with amino-acid sequence MNKNTLSQDAELLTEIAVAYYQDEITQEEIARKFGISRIKVGRLLKRAREEGIVEINVRYHPVFSTRLEQQLLERFPQLQRALIALDLQDAEEQRRQVAALVSSHLAQSLKDNTVVAVGQGSNVAAVADHPGQVPMRNCHFICGIGGTHRPGDAINADHISRRLAKKFGGTSESLYAPAYVENRALKEAFMQNGTIKETLDRARKADIALVGIGDMNENSYMVKLGWFTPHEIIDASVNQGVTGDIAGYDFFNAQGEHVDTVMNDRVIGLSIDELRKIPCVIAVASENTKAMAILGALRTGAIDIIATTAQNIRTILSLSKK; translated from the coding sequence ATGAATAAAAACACGCTATCTCAGGATGCCGAGCTGCTGACGGAAATTGCCGTTGCCTATTATCAGGATGAAATTACCCAGGAAGAGATTGCGCGTAAGTTTGGTATTTCACGTATTAAAGTTGGCCGTCTGCTGAAGCGGGCACGCGAAGAAGGTATCGTCGAGATCAACGTGCGCTACCACCCGGTATTCAGTACCCGTCTGGAGCAACAACTGCTGGAGCGTTTTCCGCAGTTGCAACGGGCGCTGATCGCGCTGGATCTCCAGGATGCGGAAGAACAACGTCGCCAGGTCGCCGCACTGGTTTCCTCCCATCTGGCTCAATCACTGAAAGATAACACCGTGGTCGCTGTCGGCCAGGGAAGCAACGTAGCGGCGGTCGCCGATCATCCCGGTCAGGTACCGATGCGTAATTGCCACTTCATTTGCGGCATCGGCGGGACGCACCGCCCCGGTGATGCCATCAATGCTGACCATATCAGCCGTCGTCTGGCGAAGAAGTTTGGTGGTACCAGTGAATCCCTGTATGCCCCGGCCTACGTGGAAAACCGCGCGTTAAAAGAAGCATTTATGCAGAACGGCACCATCAAAGAAACGCTGGATCGCGCGCGCAAAGCCGATATCGCCCTGGTGGGCATCGGTGATATGAATGAAAACAGCTATATGGTGAAGCTGGGCTGGTTCACCCCGCATGAAATTATCGACGCCAGCGTGAATCAGGGCGTTACCGGAGACATCGCCGGGTATGATTTCTTCAATGCGCAGGGGGAGCATGTCGACACCGTGATGAACGATCGTGTGATTGGACTGAGCATTGATGAATTGCGCAAGATCCCCTGCGTGATTGCCGTAGCCTCGGAGAACACCAAAGCGATGGCGATTCTCGGTGCGCTGCGTACCGGTGCCATTGATATCATTGCCACCACGGCACAAAACATCCGCACTATCCTCAGCCTGTCGAAAAAGTAA
- a CDS encoding saccharopine dehydrogenase family protein — protein MKSIMIYGATGYTGGLITAYALACGVPLIIAGRNENKLASMAAGLNVPYRAFSLDEPETVIAALKDVAVVLNCAGPFMYTANALMRAAVDSKTHYLDVAAEPDSYRIAEVLDADAAAASVMLLPGCGGSVAMLGCLAAHAAERISAPKKIALALNVAGPMSRGSAISASENLSPECLKRSNGRLIPQDPAHIRSFDFGVGPVECFPVTLPDLTTVWMTTNIPDIETFVHLSSTEFPQGDLSLLADGPTEQERLNNRYQAVAEAVNVDGKIVQMQLDTVNGYSFTAMAAAEAARRVLAGETIPGFQTPVGLFGKHFAETIADTRITEM, from the coding sequence ATGAAAAGCATAATGATTTACGGCGCGACCGGTTACACAGGCGGCCTGATAACCGCTTATGCTCTGGCTTGCGGCGTCCCGCTTATCATTGCCGGGCGTAACGAAAATAAACTCGCCTCCATGGCCGCAGGGTTAAATGTCCCATATCGGGCCTTCTCTCTTGACGAACCAGAGACAGTTATTGCGGCCCTAAAGGACGTTGCGGTTGTGCTGAACTGCGCCGGACCGTTTATGTATACGGCCAATGCTTTGATGAGGGCGGCTGTAGACAGTAAAACGCATTATCTGGATGTCGCTGCCGAACCCGACAGCTACAGGATCGCTGAAGTTCTTGATGCCGATGCAGCGGCTGCGAGCGTGATGCTCCTTCCGGGATGCGGTGGCAGCGTGGCCATGCTGGGGTGCCTGGCAGCACATGCGGCAGAGCGGATATCTGCTCCGAAAAAAATCGCCCTTGCTTTGAATGTCGCCGGGCCGATGTCGCGAGGATCCGCCATCAGCGCGTCTGAAAATCTCTCTCCGGAATGCCTCAAACGTTCAAACGGCAGGTTAATACCTCAGGATCCTGCCCATATCAGAAGTTTTGATTTTGGCGTAGGACCCGTGGAATGTTTTCCGGTAACGTTGCCAGACCTGACAACTGTCTGGATGACCACAAACATTCCAGACATTGAGACTTTTGTGCATCTCAGCAGCACAGAATTTCCCCAAGGGGACCTGTCACTTTTAGCGGATGGCCCAACAGAACAGGAACGCCTGAATAACCGATATCAGGCTGTTGCTGAGGCCGTAAATGTGGATGGAAAAATTGTGCAGATGCAGCTCGATACTGTGAATGGCTATAGTTTTACCGCCATGGCCGCGGCGGAGGCAGCGCGCCGGGTACTGGCGGGAGAAACAATACCTGGTTTCCAGACGCCTGTAGGCTTATTTGGGAAACATTTCGCGGAAACCATCGCCGATACGCGGATCACTGAGATGTAA
- a CDS encoding AraC family transcriptional regulator: MEKQLQKLREFASGAGNQRTETGIPRVAMVQGEIPEHRLSAVYEPMINLILTGSKSMTVGERTLRYDPATYFVMSVDLPAVGQVFADEHTLAPYLAVSLTPEPEILADLLAGLPDSGSRSLYNAGFSVAPVTSELLDAWVRMLSLINKPDEVAALAPAYEREILFRVLQGPLGWMLRDIATPETHMARIHKVINWLKQNYMQSIRVEELAEMAALSVSAFHRHFRAVTSLSPVQYQKRMRLMQARLRLSTSDANITTIALSVGYQSHTQFSREYARQFGRPPSADLKSMERRK; encoded by the coding sequence ATGGAAAAACAATTACAGAAGTTACGCGAATTTGCGTCCGGCGCGGGTAATCAGCGTACCGAAACCGGCATTCCACGGGTTGCAATGGTGCAGGGAGAAATCCCTGAACATCGCCTGTCAGCGGTTTATGAACCGATGATTAACCTGATTCTGACAGGTTCTAAAAGCATGACGGTCGGTGAGAGAACGCTGCGATATGATCCCGCGACATACTTTGTTATGTCGGTGGATTTACCCGCAGTGGGACAGGTCTTTGCCGATGAGCACACCCTTGCACCTTATCTGGCTGTCAGCCTGACTCCTGAGCCGGAAATTCTTGCGGATTTGCTGGCCGGTTTGCCCGATTCTGGCTCGCGTTCTCTTTACAACGCGGGTTTTTCTGTCGCGCCCGTTACCTCGGAACTCCTCGACGCCTGGGTCAGAATGCTCAGTCTGATTAACAAGCCGGATGAAGTCGCGGCTCTGGCTCCGGCGTATGAGCGCGAAATCCTGTTCCGGGTGCTGCAGGGACCGCTGGGCTGGATGTTGCGGGACATTGCAACGCCTGAAACGCATATGGCACGGATCCACAAAGTGATTAACTGGCTAAAACAAAACTACATGCAGAGCATACGTGTTGAAGAACTGGCAGAAATGGCCGCACTGAGTGTTTCGGCCTTTCATCGACACTTCCGCGCAGTGACATCACTCAGTCCGGTGCAGTATCAGAAAAGGATGCGCCTGATGCAGGCCCGGCTCAGGCTTTCCACTTCAGATGCCAACATTACAACCATTGCTTTGTCTGTTGGATATCAGAGCCACACCCAATTCAGTCGTGAATACGCCCGCCAGTTTGGCCGACCACCGTCAGCAGACCTGAAAAGTATGGAACGGAGGAAATAA
- a CDS encoding MFS transporter, whose translation MTEISSIESPAAVNAVDRNISKENLRRASQASVIGTIIEYYDYALYGMASALIFGQLFFPALGPAAGLIASFATLAIGFVVRPLGAIFFGLLGDRLGRKFVLIATISLMGASSTLMGLLPTSAQVGMLAPALLILLRLLQGLGAGAEQAGVAILMTEYAPPEKRGYYASLPFIGIPGGLLLASGAYVWLGTLDHSVLLGGAWRIPFLASVVLLIVALFIRYRLQESPTFVKLEARDITVEHPVKQLLRTSKPSLLRGIGLRIAENGNSYIYYTLTLSYITSVKGMSAALGSLAIVLGCLIGLVCVPFFGWLSDKYGRVPLSRYACLGMILFAFPAWFGLSTGDVTLSVAVIAIGIGIGIPSMLGPQVSLLPEMFGSQNRYLGVAVAREFSAIISGGIAPMVGSILLYYTGNAWWSVACYVGGMSLVGFITTFFTPETRGRDLSLIDDAK comes from the coding sequence ATGACTGAAATTTCATCAATAGAATCGCCAGCCGCCGTAAATGCAGTGGACAGGAATATTTCAAAGGAAAACCTGAGGCGGGCAAGTCAGGCCAGCGTCATCGGCACCATTATCGAATATTATGATTACGCGCTGTATGGCATGGCATCCGCGCTGATATTCGGTCAGCTTTTTTTCCCAGCACTGGGTCCCGCCGCTGGTCTGATTGCCAGCTTCGCCACGCTGGCCATTGGTTTTGTTGTCAGGCCGCTGGGTGCCATCTTTTTTGGCCTGTTAGGCGATCGGCTGGGGCGAAAGTTTGTGCTGATCGCCACCATTTCATTGATGGGAGCCTCATCGACGCTGATGGGGCTGTTACCCACCAGCGCGCAGGTTGGTATGCTGGCACCGGCTTTGCTGATCCTGCTGCGGTTGTTACAGGGTCTGGGAGCAGGCGCAGAACAGGCCGGGGTGGCCATTCTGATGACGGAGTATGCGCCGCCTGAAAAACGCGGATACTATGCGTCACTTCCCTTTATCGGCATTCCTGGCGGCCTGCTGCTGGCATCAGGCGCTTACGTCTGGCTGGGAACGCTGGACCATAGCGTTTTGCTTGGCGGTGCCTGGCGTATTCCTTTTCTCGCTTCAGTTGTCCTGCTGATCGTGGCGTTGTTTATCCGTTATCGATTGCAGGAAAGCCCGACGTTCGTGAAGCTGGAGGCCAGAGACATCACCGTTGAGCATCCGGTGAAACAATTGCTGAGAACCTCCAAACCTTCTTTGCTGCGCGGGATTGGCTTGCGTATTGCGGAGAACGGTAACTCCTACATCTATTACACCCTGACGCTGAGCTATATCACCTCGGTGAAAGGAATGAGCGCGGCACTTGGCTCGCTGGCAATTGTGCTGGGTTGTCTTATTGGCTTAGTCTGCGTCCCCTTCTTTGGCTGGCTGTCGGACAAATATGGCCGCGTTCCGCTATCACGCTATGCCTGCCTCGGCATGATCCTGTTTGCCTTCCCTGCCTGGTTCGGTCTTTCGACCGGCGATGTCACGCTCAGCGTCGCGGTCATCGCTATCGGCATTGGTATCGGCATTCCCAGTATGCTCGGCCCCCAGGTCTCGCTGTTACCGGAGATGTTTGGCAGCCAGAATCGCTATCTGGGCGTGGCGGTAGCCCGCGAGTTCAGCGCGATTATTTCCGGGGGGATTGCCCCGATGGTGGGATCAATCCTGTTGTATTACACCGGCAACGCCTGGTGGTCTGTCGCCTGTTATGTCGGGGGCATGTCACTGGTGGGCTTTATTACCACCTTCTTTACCCCGGAAACCCGTGGCCGCGATCTCTCATTGATCGACGATGCTAAATAG
- a CDS encoding dihydroxyacetone kinase family protein codes for MTYLFNQPSAFAAELIEGFVAANADKVRQVPGGVVRSTRSQPDTVAVVVGGGSGHYPAFAGLVGQGLAHGAAMGNLFASPSAQQIYNVARAAHNGAGVLLMFGNYAGDVLHFGQAYERLRAEGIACEVLAVTDDISSASVSEREKRRGVAGDLTVFKAACAAAEAGYDLAAVLKLAQHANERTRSFGVAFSGCSLPGATHPLFEVEKGRMALGMGIHGEPGIKEDDVPRADVLAEIFVDRLLGELPPDIGSPAGQRVAVILNGLGSVKYEELFVVYRRVSQLLAEAQLQVVEPDVGEFVTSFNMAGASLTLMWLDDELETFWRAPANTPAYRKGSVIAAEPLSAAECVESAEEPLPEASTESQESAQRVLHMLEAVAAMLQRNAEKLGDIDAVAGDGDHGIGMERGSLGAVAKARDVAARGAGAGSLLCRAADAWADKAGGTSGALWGVALTALGTALGDQQAPDAQRVANGVLHAKEGIMHFGKARPGDKTMVDVLVPFSDSLNAAVAKGKTLTDAWLEAAQVADQAAQATAQLLPKMGRARPLAEKSLGTPDAGAISLAMVVNIVGGLLKEPATTTEQGA; via the coding sequence ATGACGTACCTGTTTAACCAACCTTCAGCCTTTGCCGCTGAACTGATTGAAGGATTTGTCGCTGCTAACGCCGACAAAGTTCGTCAGGTACCCGGCGGTGTGGTGCGCAGCACACGCAGCCAGCCGGATACCGTCGCCGTTGTGGTGGGCGGTGGCTCCGGTCACTATCCGGCCTTCGCCGGTCTGGTTGGACAGGGTCTGGCACACGGGGCCGCGATGGGAAATCTGTTCGCCTCCCCTTCTGCGCAGCAAATCTATAACGTGGCGCGCGCCGCTCATAATGGCGCAGGCGTGTTGCTGATGTTCGGCAACTATGCCGGTGACGTGCTGCATTTCGGCCAGGCCTATGAACGTCTGCGCGCTGAGGGCATTGCCTGCGAAGTGCTGGCGGTGACCGATGATATCTCCAGTGCCAGCGTCAGCGAGCGCGAGAAACGCCGCGGCGTGGCCGGTGATCTCACGGTATTTAAAGCAGCCTGCGCCGCAGCTGAAGCGGGTTATGACCTCGCAGCGGTGCTGAAACTGGCGCAACACGCTAACGAACGTACCCGCTCCTTTGGCGTGGCGTTTTCCGGCTGTAGCCTGCCAGGGGCAACGCATCCGCTGTTTGAAGTGGAAAAAGGACGCATGGCGCTGGGTATGGGTATCCACGGTGAACCCGGCATCAAAGAAGACGATGTTCCGCGTGCTGATGTGCTGGCGGAGATCTTTGTCGATCGGTTGCTGGGTGAACTGCCGCCAGACATCGGAAGCCCGGCTGGACAACGTGTCGCGGTAATCCTGAACGGTCTCGGCTCAGTCAAATATGAAGAACTGTTTGTGGTGTATCGCCGCGTCTCGCAATTGCTGGCAGAAGCACAATTGCAGGTGGTGGAACCGGATGTCGGCGAGTTCGTCACCAGCTTCAATATGGCCGGTGCTTCCCTCACTCTGATGTGGCTGGATGATGAGCTGGAAACCTTCTGGCGCGCCCCGGCCAATACCCCCGCCTACCGCAAAGGCAGCGTGATCGCCGCCGAACCACTTAGCGCCGCCGAATGTGTGGAAAGCGCAGAAGAACCCCTGCCCGAGGCCAGTACGGAATCGCAGGAAAGTGCGCAGCGCGTGCTGCACATGCTTGAGGCGGTCGCCGCCATGCTGCAACGCAATGCAGAAAAACTGGGAGATATAGATGCCGTTGCGGGCGATGGCGATCACGGTATCGGGATGGAGCGTGGTTCCCTCGGTGCGGTGGCAAAAGCCCGTGATGTCGCGGCACGCGGTGCCGGTGCAGGAAGCCTGTTGTGTCGTGCTGCGGATGCCTGGGCAGATAAAGCCGGTGGAACCTCCGGAGCCTTGTGGGGCGTGGCGTTGACGGCGCTTGGTACTGCGCTTGGCGATCAGCAGGCACCCGATGCACAGCGCGTCGCCAACGGGGTGTTGCACGCCAAAGAAGGCATTATGCATTTTGGCAAAGCCCGCCCCGGTGACAAAACCATGGTGGATGTACTGGTGCCGTTCAGCGATAGCCTGAATGCCGCCGTCGCCAAAGGCAAGACGCTGACGGATGCCTGGCTGGAGGCGGCGCAGGTTGCCGATCAGGCGGCACAGGCCACCGCACAGCTGTTACCCAAAATGGGCCGCGCACGTCCACTGGCGGAAAAGAGCCTGGGTACACCGGATGCCGGAGCGATTTCGCTGGCGATGGTGGTGAATATCGTCGGTGGCCTGCTGAAAGAACCGGCCACGACGACCGAGCAGGGAGCCTGA
- a CDS encoding VOC family protein, with the protein MLDHLFLSVSDVDRSVSFYARVLPALGISVRHDYDGKEGPSGHPDLKGFGANGKIFFWLRQGTVCPDAIHVGFAGDSESAVNQAYAAALSAGATVIHPPGPQLHYDPRYYAAQVRDPDGYSLEFVYKSWQHGK; encoded by the coding sequence ATGCTTGATCATCTTTTTCTTTCCGTCAGTGACGTTGACCGTTCGGTCAGCTTCTATGCGCGCGTATTACCCGCCCTCGGTATATCTGTCCGTCACGATTATGACGGTAAAGAGGGGCCATCCGGTCATCCCGACCTTAAAGGATTTGGTGCAAACGGAAAAATATTCTTCTGGCTGCGTCAGGGAACGGTGTGTCCGGATGCCATCCATGTGGGCTTCGCGGGCGATTCCGAATCCGCAGTAAATCAGGCTTACGCCGCGGCCCTGTCGGCGGGTGCAACAGTGATTCATCCTCCCGGCCCACAACTTCATTATGATCCACGCTACTACGCGGCGCAGGTCCGAGATCCCGATGGCTACAGTCTGGAATTTGTCTATAAAAGCTGGCAGCACGGTAAGTAA
- a CDS encoding sugar phosphate isomerase/epimerase family protein encodes MSRIGLSTYAFFWRMSAKVPHPLTLSQMLEQTAELDVSVFQICDYPAIESWSDEQLQALRQQADALGITLELGTRGLGTAHLRRYLHMAAILDARVVRSMFYTADHRPSLEEAAELIAAVLPDFARQQVRLCLETYEQVNSAAMMSVINKFLSPWLGVCLDPANCVAGLELPEQVIANTAARVGNLHIKDFAFTRRDGWVGFTFAGCPMGEGLLDYDRMIASVRPAEKGINQIVEHWLPWQDDASLTCEREAEWTRRTVEFLRSKQDQE; translated from the coding sequence ATGAGCCGTATCGGACTCAGTACCTATGCGTTTTTCTGGCGTATGTCAGCGAAAGTCCCGCATCCACTGACGCTCAGCCAGATGCTTGAGCAGACTGCGGAGCTGGATGTTTCGGTGTTCCAGATTTGCGATTATCCGGCGATTGAAAGCTGGTCAGACGAACAGTTGCAGGCACTGCGTCAGCAGGCCGATGCGCTGGGGATTACCCTGGAACTCGGCACCCGTGGCCTGGGCACCGCCCATCTGCGCCGTTATCTACACATGGCCGCAATCCTTGATGCGCGCGTGGTGCGCTCCATGTTCTACACCGCCGATCATCGCCCCTCGCTGGAAGAGGCCGCTGAACTGATCGCCGCCGTGCTGCCGGACTTTGCCCGCCAGCAGGTACGGTTGTGTCTGGAGACCTATGAGCAGGTCAACAGCGCCGCCATGATGTCGGTGATCAACAAATTCCTCTCGCCATGGCTCGGGGTGTGTCTCGATCCCGCTAACTGCGTGGCCGGGCTGGAACTGCCTGAGCAGGTGATTGCCAATACCGCTGCCCGCGTTGGCAATCTGCATATCAAAGATTTCGCCTTTACCCGCCGTGATGGCTGGGTTGGGTTTACCTTTGCTGGTTGCCCGATGGGGGAAGGCCTGCTCGATTACGACCGCATGATCGCCAGCGTGCGTCCGGCGGAAAAAGGTATCAATCAGATCGTTGAACACTGGCTGCCGTGGCAGGACGACGCCAGCCTGACCTGCGAGCGCGAAGCCGAATGGACGCGCCGCACCGTGGAATTCTTACGTAGTAAACAAGATCAGGAGTAA
- a CDS encoding SDR family NAD(P)-dependent oxidoreductase: MKNVLITGGSRGIGASTALKCAQLGYRVILTWNSQPEAATSVVERIEAEGGEAVALQLNVGNTGSFKHFRAELEQVMHSRWEDGGLDGLVNNAGYGLFNPIETVTENQFDSLMNVHLKGPFFLTQTLLPLLRRDACIINMTSATTRVATSGVAPYAAFKGGLEVLTRYMAKEFGERGIRVNAVSPGAIRTELGGGLNEEFENLLASQTALGRVGEPEEVARVIASLLSADSGWINAQTIEVAGGYNI, from the coding sequence ATGAAAAATGTTTTGATTACCGGCGGCAGCCGGGGCATCGGTGCAAGCACCGCCCTGAAATGTGCCCAACTCGGTTATCGCGTCATACTGACCTGGAACAGCCAGCCTGAAGCTGCCACCAGTGTGGTTGAACGTATTGAGGCAGAGGGTGGCGAAGCCGTCGCGTTGCAGCTGAACGTTGGGAATACCGGTTCTTTCAAACATTTTCGTGCTGAACTTGAACAGGTGATGCATTCACGCTGGGAAGATGGTGGCCTGGATGGCCTGGTTAATAATGCCGGATATGGGCTTTTTAACCCGATTGAAACCGTCACGGAGAACCAGTTCGACAGCCTGATGAATGTACATCTGAAGGGACCTTTCTTTCTGACGCAGACGCTACTGCCCCTGCTGCGCCGCGATGCGTGCATCATCAACATGACGAGCGCCACCACGCGAGTAGCCACTTCAGGCGTCGCCCCTTACGCCGCCTTTAAAGGGGGACTTGAAGTTCTGACCCGTTATATGGCGAAGGAGTTCGGTGAACGCGGCATCCGGGTAAATGCTGTCTCACCAGGGGCTATCCGAACTGAACTGGGAGGAGGACTGAACGAGGAATTTGAAAATCTGCTTGCCTCCCAAACGGCACTCGGGCGAGTGGGTGAACCGGAAGAGGTTGCGCGCGTCATCGCCTCTTTACTTTCTGCCGATAGCGGCTGGATCAATGCTCAGACGATTGAAGTCGCGGGCGGATATAACATCTGA